Below is a window of Plasmodium sp. gorilla clade G2 genome assembly, chromosome: 14 DNA.
CTGATGATCCAAAAGAATATTTGAGAGGCTTAACTTGTTTTTCTTGTAGTTCGTTAAGTAAGGGCGTAAATATTCTCCATGattcatataattcttcatctgatatgaatttttttttatgtcctTTAAAACATTCTAATAGTAATGTTTCATATGCTTCTGGtacattaatttttttatttttttcattaactGTTAGATTTAATTGTACTTCTTCCATTTCTTCAGAACCTGTTTTTTTAATCATCATTTTTAGATATATAGCTTCAACAGGttgtaatataataacaaattcattattattcatattttcatcaGAAGATCCCATAATATTATGGAATTGTATACGTATTTCAcaaatatctttatttaaacCTTTTCCAGATTTAAAAATGATTGGTACACCATACCAATTAattgaattaatatataagataCAAGTACAAAAAGTTGGAGTAATAGAATTTTTATCAATATGTGGATCATCATGATAACtatgattttttttggattcatcatcattattttcatcttctttataattttgaGCTTTTTCATATTGTCCAATAATAGTATCTTCTAATTTTATTGAAGGTATTGATTtaagaatttttattttctcattttttacaGATTCATCATTTAAATCTATAGGATCTTCCATAGTTATTAAAGTTAATAATTGTAACATATGATTTTGCATAACATCTCTAATAATACCATAGGGATCAAAATATTGACCTCTACCATATACACCTTTAGTTTCTTTAAGTGTAATTTTgatacatttaataaaatgtcTATTCattaaagataataaaaatgtatttgtaaattttaatttcaaTAATCCTGATACCATATCCTTACCCAGATAATGAtctattctatatatttgttcTTCATTAAAATTTTCTAATATTTGTTTTGATAACATTTTAAAAGAATCTAAATCATTTCCAAATGGTTTTTCtagtaatattttatcaGTACCTTTACAATttaaacaattttttttataattttttaaagtaCTAACAAATATATGTGGTGGTAATGCTAAATATAACATACGATTTATAACATAtggaaaattataatttgatGAAAATACATTATCAGGGCAATTTTTTGGAGTACACATTTGAAAAtattcatttcttttattttcatcatctatTATAATCTTATCTTCttgaatattatttgatatattataatctgaaccattcattttataacatgttgcataatattttttttttgcttcttcttcttcaatagttgttaaatatttattaaaattttcaaaACTTTCTGAAGACGAATAATTGCCAACAAAATATCTACATCTATTTTTAAATCCATTTAAAAGGTCCTTCTTTTTGGATATACACCAATCTTCATAACATAATAAACATcgttttaaatatataactattttatcaaaaaatgTTTCGAAATCTTGAACAGTTCTTGCAAAtcctattattaataaatcttttggtaataaattattacaaaataatttaaataaagcaggatatattttttttttggctaAATCACCTGAACAGccaaaaattattatagttAATAATTCCTCTTTATTCAAACTATTGGAATAAAGTGATAGAGCATTTTTAGAATCATAAATTTCTTCAATACATTTTGTATAATTTTCATAACCACAAGATATAACCGTGGTATTactataatgataattatttttattcttatgatTATTAAGCTTATTATGATCCATAATATTATCCTTAttatccttattattattattatgattattactATGAAGGTTTTGTTTGTTGCATGATGTATCTATTAAATAAGTAGCtggatataaattataattgacttcaatatatgatttaattaacatatttttCCATAAATCTAATTTATCTTtagaatttaataaaaaaattttacttGATGCATTTgctaataaatttaaagaaaCTGTAATTCTTTTTCTAACATCGAATTGATTTGTTGTagtaaaatatacatattcttttaaatattttaaattatcattatcttgatcattatttataatatctaatgtgttttcattatatatataattattttgataattattcatatatatattataaaatatatttggaaATAAACTGGCAATATGGAAATCACTACCCATACCTAATATTGCAATATctacttttttatatttttctatcattatttttattttctcattATAATCTAATATACAATCTACAATACTTTTCGTAGTATCTggtttatataattgttcattttcattgatatttaaattatgaaataaaaattttatattattataattactaaATTTATGATCATCACTTTTATATCTCTCatcaataataaaaaatattaatttagatttatctatattaatGTCTTTAATTAaacacatatttttataaacatcAATTGGAGTTCGACCTCCAGATAAACCTATCACAGTATAACCATCTTTATTAATTTGTtgtttatcatatatttctttacaaatataataagcTGATTTCCAATTAAAATCATTCAGGTCTTTTGTTTCCAAATAATTTACATTATGtagattatttatttcttctgtactttttacaaaattttcataatccatttttgatttttattataccTTTCAATTATTTCTaggtaatataaaataaatgtgataaataaataaataaataaataaatatatatatataaatatattctatatgtatttatttaaatatattttatattttatattaatgtatTTATAGATTAATACAATTACTCTAATGCACacctattttatataaatattactttTAATAAGTTTgtttaaaatgaataatatatatatttatttatatgaccCCAAAAAAATCTAacacaaatatattcatattttaaaaccAGTATAAATAatcttcatataattttacaaattataaattaatcacatgaataatacaaaaatatatataatatatatatatatatatatatatatatatatatatatatatgcatctttaaaataaaataatgtttaaataattaaatgattaaatgatcatatatgcaaataaaattaacctataaatattaaaagaaaaaaaaagtacaccatcgcataaaaaaaaaaaaaaatatatataataaaataaattaaattgccttttccatttatataaaattttattagtGTTCACATCATTTATACTTTAAACCCTTCAACTTTTAAAGTGTATTCTGCTGCacttttttatgaaaaatctgcatatataatatatatattttattattataaataataaaaaaaatttaatgtcattaatgtttttatgtatgtattctttttatattcactAAAACATAAATtgtataaacaaatatatatatatatatatatattatatatatatatattatatatatgaaaaaatataaaaaaccaaaaaaaaaaaattaaaaaataacataaaattaattaataaaagtacaattataaaatataattaaaagttaatattattattacataaatagaaaaataaaaaaggaaaacataaaaatatatatttatatatatatatataataatatattatatataaaataaataaaatttataaatataatttttttttttttatattttatagatatatatatgaaaattatatgatatatatatataatagatgaAGTTTTATCatgaaaaagtaaaaaattagtcttttaataaaaaaaaaaaaaaaaattatattgcaataaaataaataaataaaagaaaagaaaaaaaaaaaaatttataaattactctatatataaaaaaaaatgtatataaatgggtattcattatatataaaaaaatataattttttattataattactatataaatttatattataatttttataatatatatatattattttatatttttcattttgtatgCACgcatataaaaacatattaaagtatataatatatatatatattttctttctatgattaataaaaaaaattactatatattttttatttataattttacatttatatcattatattattttcttattttgaataataataacagtttgtgattcttttataattatatatatatatatatatatatatatatatattatatcattgtttgtttattattatatgatgttattgattaataataataaaaatatatatatatagatatatatttttttttataaattatattccaaatgaaattaaaaataataacatccttagaattaaaataaaaatgatgatatataatgtatatttattgacgtcattattatttataaaataattttataataattatgatatctCTGTATTTGTTTATAGCTTTTTATAATTCCTACACAAATAAATAGATAAATTTATAACCATTACAAATAAGCAGTccattatttcttttttttttttttttatatataaaatacataatcTTTTTacattacataatatatttatttatttatatattaatattttgtattttttttttttttttttttttttttttatatatatgtatttataattattaataagagttctattttgttcttttgtatataattgtatccaaaaaataaaaaaaaatacactaaataataccaaaaaaataaaatataataattaaatgataattaaataattttaaagtaTTTACACAACACTAATACTTCTatgtatatatctatatatataataacaaagtagaatattaaaacaaaaaagtcTACATCatagatattaataatgaatattttttaatatggaTCATAATTAggaacatacatatatatatatatgaatatattttagtaaaaaaaaatgaacggcaataattatatagaacaaaatgaatgtacatataatgtaaatatgaataaaggAAAGAGGAAAAGAGATGATGAAGAAGTTAGCGTGGATTTAAATAATGTGAACGAATTATATAACTACagtaatacatataatagtaataatgcACATTtagataatcataataataataataataatatagattcGAATAATAGTTTATGCAACTATGATAATACAGAAGGtagtaaaaataattatacaaataataattatgaaaataatagcAAAGACAAAGATATAGAAATtttggaaaataaaaataatagaacTAGGGAAGTTTCAAAGGGggaaacaaataatattaataataatgattataataataatattgttgagaaaaataaaaaatattatgatgtTTGCACCATGTCACTTGATGATAGTGAGAATGAAATTGTTATGAATAATGGTAGTGAAGGAGTGAAATCATGTAATggaataaatgaaaaatctAATTTCGAAATATTTAGTGATGAAGAATCTACTGAATCTGTTTCAAATAACtatggaaaatataaacatatgaaCCCTGAAgaattaatatcattatatgaaaatgaacataatataaataatatgaaggaTGAAAATATTCAATGTGATGAATATTTagataaaaattatagagGACAAATAATTATTGATGGAAAAAATGAAGTAAATGAATTTCTACTAGTTTCAAGAATGGCACATGTAGATTTATCTAatcaaaatgaagaaaatgtttcagaaataaaaaatatgaatgaattAATGGTTCCATATGATTCTGGTATTTCAGATTCTGATGATTCAgatgatgaaaaagaaacatattgtcaagaaaatatattatctgaTGATAGACCTACAGATTCAGATTCCATTACCatgttaaatataaaatcggatgatttaaaaaataatttgttaCTAGAGGaaaaagttaaaaaaatCGATCTCGATATAGACAAAGTAGAAATGGAACAACAagattata
It encodes the following:
- a CDS encoding glucose-6-phosphate dehydrogenase-6-phosphogluconolactonase, whose translation is MDYENFVKSTEEINNLHNVNYLETKDLNDFNWKSAYYICKEIYDKQQINKDGYTVIGLSGGRTPIDVYKNMCLIKDINIDKSKLIFFIIDERYKSDDHKFSNYNNIKFLFHNLNINENEQLYKPDTTKSIVDCILDYNEKIKIMIEKYKKVDIAILGMGSDFHIASLFPNIFYNIYMNNYQNNYIYNENTLDIINNDQDNDNLKYLKEYVYFTTTNQFDVRKRITVSLNLLANASSKIFLLNSKDKLDLWKNMLIKSYIEVNYNLYPATYLIDTSCNKQNLHSNNHNNNNKDNKDNIMDHNKLNNHKNKNNYHYSNTTVISCGYENYTKCIEEIYDSKNALSLYSNSLNKEELLTIIIFGCSGDLAKKKIYPALFKLFCNNLLPKDLLIIGFARTVQDFETFFDKIVIYLKRCLLCYEDWCISKKKDLLNGFKNRCRYFVGNYSSSESFENFNKYLTTIEEEEAKKKYYATCYKMNGSDYNISNNIQEDKIIIDDENKRNEYFQMCTPKNCPDNVFSSNYNFPYVINRMLYLALPPHIFVSTLKNYKKNCLNCKGTDKILLEKPFGNDLDSFKMLSKQILENFNEEQIYRIDHYLGKDMVSGLLKLKFTNTFLLSLMNRHFIKCIKITLKETKGVYGRGQYFDPYGIIRDVMQNHMLQLLTLITMEDPIDLNDESVKNEKIKILKSIPSIKLEDTIIGQYEKAQNYKEDENNDDESKKNHSYHDDPHIDKNSITPTFCTCILYINSINWYGVPIIFKSGKGLNKDICEIRIQFHNIMGSSDENMNNNEFVIILQPVEAIYLKMMIKKTGSEEMEEVQLNLTVNEKNKKINVPEAYETLLLECFKGHKKKFISDEELYESWRIFTPLLNELQEKQVKPLKYSFGSSGPKEVFGLVKKYYNYGKNYTHRPDFVRKSSFYEDDLLDIN